A window of Holophagales bacterium contains these coding sequences:
- the mltG gene encoding endolytic transglycosylase MltG, with amino-acid sequence MSGGPRRWPGRIAALAALAVVAGAAGLLLVRSPFKGYPGASVVVEIPFGTSTRAIFETLERERVVRSRHLAYGVMRLLFRGESLKAGEYRFEGPRTTEEVLRALVEGKVVSHRVTVPEGLTADEIFGLVAGEGLAAKAELDALFAQPGLFEGVPAGAPSLEGFLGPDTHHFTRSQGARGVVSTLVATFRRLLPDRFEERARALGRTPLEAATLASLVEKETAVAAERALVSAVYHNRLRVGMPLQCDPTTVYALRRRGLWTGTLTRDGLALDDPYNTYVHPGLPPGPIASPGAAALEAAVAPADVPFLYFVAVGDGSGEHRFAVSYEEHLANVALFRRARAAQETASLAPR; translated from the coding sequence GTGAGCGGGGGCCCGAGGCGGTGGCCCGGCCGGATCGCCGCCCTGGCGGCCCTCGCGGTCGTGGCGGGCGCCGCGGGTCTCCTCCTCGTGCGGAGCCCGTTCAAGGGCTACCCGGGTGCGTCGGTCGTGGTCGAGATACCTTTCGGGACCTCGACCCGCGCGATCTTCGAGACGCTCGAGCGAGAGCGGGTCGTGAGGAGCCGGCACCTGGCGTACGGCGTGATGAGGCTCCTCTTCCGCGGAGAGAGCCTGAAGGCCGGCGAGTACCGTTTCGAAGGGCCGAGGACGACGGAGGAGGTCCTCCGTGCCCTGGTCGAGGGAAAGGTCGTCTCCCACCGCGTGACGGTTCCCGAGGGGCTGACGGCCGACGAGATCTTCGGCCTCGTAGCGGGTGAAGGGCTCGCAGCGAAGGCCGAGCTCGATGCCCTTTTCGCCCAGCCCGGGCTCTTCGAAGGGGTCCCAGCCGGGGCGCCGAGCCTCGAGGGGTTCCTCGGCCCCGACACGCACCACTTCACCCGGTCGCAGGGGGCGCGCGGGGTCGTCTCGACGCTCGTCGCCACGTTCCGGCGCCTGCTCCCCGACCGCTTCGAGGAGCGCGCCCGCGCGCTCGGACGGACGCCCCTCGAGGCGGCCACCCTCGCCTCCCTCGTCGAGAAGGAGACGGCCGTCGCGGCGGAGCGCGCGCTCGTCTCGGCCGTCTACCACAACCGGCTGAGGGTGGGGATGCCGCTGCAGTGCGACCCGACGACCGTCTACGCTCTCCGCCGCAGGGGCCTCTGGACGGGCACCCTGACCCGTGACGGCCTGGCGCTGGACGACCCTTACAACACCTACGTGCACCCGGGACTGCCTCCCGGCCCGATCGCCAGCCCCGGCGCCGCCGCCCTCGAGGCGGCCGTGGCGCCGGCGGACGTCCCTTTCCTCTACTTCGTCGCCGTCGGCGACGGATCGGGCGAGCACCGCTTCGCCGTCTCCTACGAGGAGCACCTCGCGAACGTGGCTCTCTTCCGGCGGGCCCGGGCCGCTCAGGAAACCGCTTCCCTCGCGCCCCGCTGA
- the ruvX gene encoding Holliday junction resolvase RuvX, whose translation MAVDFGEKRIGLAVSDESGEIVVPVGVVSRRSDAQAASEVAAAAREREVELLVVGLPVSPEDGRDSAFATRARNFARRLAESSGLPVELHGEALTSFSAEATLREAGGRPDRRRAALDAEAAATILRDWLSSRPGGSVG comes from the coding sequence CTGGCGGTGGATTTCGGTGAGAAGAGAATCGGCCTCGCCGTGTCCGACGAATCCGGGGAGATCGTCGTCCCGGTCGGCGTCGTCTCCCGGCGCAGCGACGCCCAGGCGGCCTCCGAGGTGGCGGCTGCCGCCCGCGAACGGGAGGTGGAGCTGCTCGTCGTCGGCCTCCCGGTGTCGCCCGAAGACGGCCGGGACAGCGCATTCGCCACCAGGGCCCGGAACTTCGCCCGCAGGCTGGCCGAATCCTCCGGGCTGCCGGTCGAGCTGCACGGCGAGGCCCTGACCTCGTTCTCGGCGGAAGCGACGCTGCGCGAAGCGGGCGGCCGACCGGATCGCCGCCGGGCGGCGCTCGACGCCGAGGCGGCCGCCACGATCCTTCGCGACTGGCTCTCTTCGCGCCCCGGCGGGAGCGTCGGGTGA